One Burkholderia gladioli genomic window, TTCACATGGCCGACGACGCGCGCGACGCCGGAGGTCATGCCGCCGTTGACGGACGCGTGGAAGGACAGCCAGGCCAGCCCGAGCAGCGCGATGCCGAAGGCCTGACCGACCATCGCCGGATCGACCGGCACCAGTTGCAGCGCGTCGTACAGCCCCTTCCAGGGCGTCAGCACGAACAGCAGGCCACCTGCGAGCAGCAGCAGGGCATCGATGACGAGTACGACGCGCAGCAATGGCTTCATCGGCGATCAGTCCACGTGGTAGTTGGGGGCTTCCTTGGTGATCTGCACGTCATGGACGTGCGATTCGCGCATGCCGGCCGCCGTGATCTGGACGAACTCGGCCTTGTCGTGCAGCTCGGCGATGGTGCGGCAGCCGCAATAGCCCATGCTGGCGCGCACACCGCCCACCAGCTGGAACAGGATCGCGTTGACCGAACCCTTGTAGGCGACACGGCCTTCGATGCCTTCCGGCACCAGCTTGTCGATGTTCGCGGAGTTGTCCTGGAAGTAGCGATCGGCGGCGCCGTCCTTCATCGCGCCGACCGAGCCCATGCCGCGATACGACTTGTACTGGCGGCCCTGGTACAGGAACACGTCGCCCGGCGCTTCCTCGGTGCCGGCCAGCATGCTGCCCATCATCACGGCATTCGCGCCGGCGGCCAGGGCCTTCGACACGTCGCCCGAGAAGCGCACGCCGCCGTCGGCGATGCAGGGCACGCCCGAGCCGCGCAGCGCCTCGGAAACATTGGCGATCGCGCTGATCTGCGGCACGCCCACGCCGGCCACGATCCGCGTGGTGCAGATCGAACCCGGGCCGATGCCGACCTTGACCGCGTCCGCGCCGTACTCGACCAGCGCCTTGGCGGCGGCGGCGGTGGCGATATTGCCGCCGATTACCTCGACCCGCGGGAAGTTCTGCTTGACCCAGCGCACGCGCTCGAGCACGCCCTTGCTGTGGCCGTGCGCCGTGTCGACCACGATCACGTCGACGCCGGCCTGCACCAGCAGCTCGACGCGCTCTTCGTTGTCGGCGCCGACGCCGACGGCCGCGCCCACGCGCAGCTTGCCGTGCTCGTCCTTGCAGGCATCCGGGTGCTCGGTCTGCTTGGTGATGTCCTTCACCGTCATCAGGCCGCGCAGCTCGAAGGT contains:
- the guaB gene encoding IMP dehydrogenase produces the protein MRLIQKALTFDDVLLVPAFSDVLPRDTSLKTQLTRNIALNMPLVSAAMDTVTEGRLAIAMAQQGGVGIVHKNLTPAEQAREVAKVKRFESGVVRDPITVPPSMKVRDVIALSRQHGISGFPVVEGAQLVGIVTNRDLRFESRLDEPVKSIMTPRERLVTVKEGTPLAEAKALMHSHRLERVLVVNDTFELRGLMTVKDITKQTEHPDACKDEHGKLRVGAAVGVGADNEERVELLVQAGVDVIVVDTAHGHSKGVLERVRWVKQNFPRVEVIGGNIATAAAAKALVEYGADAVKVGIGPGSICTTRIVAGVGVPQISAIANVSEALRGSGVPCIADGGVRFSGDVSKALAAGANAVMMGSMLAGTEEAPGDVFLYQGRQYKSYRGMGSVGAMKDGAADRYFQDNSANIDKLVPEGIEGRVAYKGSVNAILFQLVGGVRASMGYCGCRTIAELHDKAEFVQITAAGMRESHVHDVQITKEAPNYHVD